One Acropora palmata chromosome 2, jaAcrPala1.3, whole genome shotgun sequence genomic window, cacatgtttcccgcacggctaaactgggaaacatttgcatccgcaacaatctttcctagtttagccaggcctttaggCCTGGTTAAACCTGTATATGGATAAGAGCTTTTAGGGGATGTTGCTTGGTTTATGAAATAAGCActgttcttttcttcttgGCTTTTATACTCCGTCTTTCTAGTAGCTTGTACAATATAAACATCTCTATCTGGGCCCTCGTTACCTGGGGATAATAGGGCTGTATCAAAGTCAATGTTTTCTTACAAATGAATCATCATGAAAAGCAACTTTCTTAATTGGAACGACATCATTCAGCTTATCACTGCCACCTTACTTTCTTTTACTTGTCTTTTTCTGTTAGTTCTAGGAGTTGGTTTTTGAGGTTAATCGTCACAGTTATAACCTGTCATCTTAGTTTCTAAATCCTTGTACAAAATGATTGAAGTAAACCTTAGTACTCCTTTTAACCTTGAGTTGATCGCGATTCCTAGATGTTGATCATGACAAAACGTCCTGCCTTCTTTTGGGCTAAAAGAATCTCAACGTACCGACGTGAGGAACTTCGGAAGTCTCTGTTTTTCCGGGTGCCTTCGATCGTTGTCACAACCCAACAGTGGTCGCCGCCGAGCGTAGTCCTACTTACACTCCTTGTTGATATTAGTATGAGTACATTACAACTGAAAAGGCTTTATTGAATCAATAATCTCACATTAATACCTGCGTTCGTACTATTTCAAGACGAATTGTTTGCTGGAGATTCAGCACAATCTACTGAATCTGGTCCCAGTTATTCAATCCAAGTTTTGCAAGAAAAAGTGATAATCAATTGATTTTATCTCATTAATGTGACAAAAACTTACAATATTCATGCACAAGTATAATTAGTCGGCTCTGCGTCTTACAAAATCCCGGCGAAAATGCATTATTCTTTGTCTAGCTAGAATCGCTGTTTTTGACGAAGAAACAACTTCTCGCCACGCATTTCTCTTCAGCGACATACAAAATTTGCTTCCCGAGCGATCCCCTAATCCCTTGCCTATAAAAGAAGGTCTCAGATTTATACTCGCAAACCTTCATTGACGCGAGTGTTGTCGATAGCTTTTCTCGCTTGCTGATTGGCTACTTACAAtagccaataaaatttcattggtgAAAAAGTTGACAGTTTGAAGATGATTTTCATATAGATGTAAATTTTACACAAGATTTCTCTACCATTCACCTCATCATATTCACGATCGCTGTTACGCACTAGTGATCATGCGGCTCTATCTGGATAGCAACGTCGCCCATTTTGGCCCCTTAACTGAATCAAAGGGCTTTAAGCTGACTCATTACATTGATGGTCTTACTGATACAATCTTCGATCAAATCAAAGACGGGCAAAACCTTCTTCAAGACCGTCTAGACGCCGATGGGAAAAGCCTTGTGGAGAAAGCCCGGCAGATGGTCGAAGATGTCCATTTGGCAACAGAATCCGAATGGGAGGGATACCACTGCTTCATTGGTATCCGCAACAACCATGCTGTACTTTATTTTATACCAATAGAATCGCGTGAGACTCCGTATAATACAAGTGGCTGGCATGAATATAACTCATCCTTTGAAGTCGATATTTTGCGAATTCACTTGGCGTATTCGGAGGACGATTCGAGACAATATGCTGTTTACATAAATACGCTGTCGAAGCAGTTTGAAAATGTTCGTCTGTTTCTTTGCTGCAATATTTTGACTAGCTCCAAAGCGTTGGAAATGTTAGCGTACATAACCGCCCTCCACCTTGGGAACTATCGAGAGTTGGAGTCAGATTGCCTTGAGTTCGCAAAAGCAGCTGCCAAGTTGGCAAAACAGCATTTCGTCACAGAAAGAGAGTTAGCTAAATCCAAAGCCAAGCTCGAAGTGCAGGTCGTCATGGATATAGATAACCTCACCGTTACCAATTTTAAAAGTGAGGCTCTCTCTCGACGCAACCCGACATCAAGGTTTCCTGTCTTGATTTCCATGGGTTGGATGCAACCTCTTCAGATGGTTTTTATCGCAGTGCTAGTCAACGTGATATTCTACCATTTCTTCAACCGTTAGACAATGTGAAACGAGGAGAAATCAGCGGTGCCACGGagatttgaactttttttaacTCTTTCGGTGAAAATGATTCAGCAATACCATCAAGTAATTCCCGAAAAgtgtgacaaaaaaatcaaatatattCTCAAAAGAAACAGCTCACGCCAGATCAGTTTGAGCGCATTTTGGAAGACGAAATGCGAGGGTTTCAAACTACGAAACTGGTCTATTATCTTAAGGTTTCTTTCCTGGACCAGtggaaaagtttaaaataattatctagAGACACGGAGGTTTTACTTAAATTATATGAAATGCTGTATCAGTCTGCAAAGTAGGTCTTGTGCATGAGGTGTAAACTTGATCTATAAAACTctccttttcaattttttgaaaagaatattcaagcAGTTAACTAGTaaataatgaaacaaactcAGCATATCTCTTACTTCCTTACTAGCCGAATCAGTATGTCTGTGAATTGCCCTTCCATTTAGATGGTCAGCATTTTCTGATGCCTCGTAAGTGACATGCCAAGTCACCATATCGTTTGTCATTAATGTCTCTCCTTTCCGGGCTTTGAAAAGGACTTCCCTTGTCTTCGATTTGATTCCGGATAGCCGTAGCAAGTTCTTTCGCTCAAGTCGGTGCGGTATGCCACCCTTCACTTAAAAGCGGAAATCAGTTGTAGGTATATACGCAAAATAACTCGTGTTATGTTTTGAGTTCAGAATAAACTTGTGCTGGGGAAAGTTCCGATCGTTCTCTGCTGTTGAAGTGTTCTAGTTAGCTAGTAGATCAAGTGTATCTTAGAGGTCGTGACAAACTGATTGTTTTCTGACACGTGTCGTAATAATGCATGCGAGTCGCTCTCAGAATATTCTTTCCTCAGAGGTTCGAAGTCATCGAGTTGCGTAAGTTCCATTTCTAGTTTAGTATTAAACGCGAGTAGAGTGCGATGCcgttgataaaaccaaagtCAGGACTAACTCTGTCGTCACAGACATTTGTACTGAGTTGTCATTAATGAATTTCGTAACAGCTCTCAATTTTCAGGTTTGTAAGGAAGAAGTTAATTTACTCAGTGTTTTATTGAATGGCGGCCCACGTTTGGAGATTCGATCAGCTGATACCACGCTGTGGATTCCAGATTCCATTagctggattccggattccactGACCAAAATTACTTGGATTCTggattaccttacatggggcgaACAGTAGCTCGATGCTCAACCCACCGAGCCAACCGGTCGGCGGTATCGACCAATTTACTAGGGACTTGCGGCTGGCGCAAATACGGCTGCCGCAAGTAAATTTTACCCAAAATGAGACACTGTTGCATCCTGCCGTAGCGTGAAATCTGACAACGTTAGTCGGTATGTTTTGCCGTAGTAGCTACTACGTGGGTTTATTTCGCTTCTCTCAGTTCTCTGACCCTTTCCAACGGACATCTCGGCATTTTAAGAATTCCATTGGATGCTATATCCTTTAAAGTCAATTTAAGTCAAAGATTGTGTCAGGCTTGCCTCTAGTTAGCTTGTAAATTTGTATTATGAATTTGCGATAAGTTTTGGCAAAGGTGTTGTAATTGGCGAAGTGAGTCAAGTGAAATCTTCGTATTCAGCAcgagtttgttttgctttgaggATTTCGTGAAGATGTTTTATATCCTGATACTATACAATGCTATTTTGCGTCTTTGAGTATTAATATATTTGTGTTCTTCACTCGATATTCTTTGAGTTAATTTCGTCTCTGAAATATTGTATTTCATGCGTAAACTTGTTGTTATTGTACAAAGTGTATAGCATTCGCTTTTGTTCAGAAATAATCTGTTCTTCCTAGAAAGGCGAACAACAGCCATCCTCCTTTAAGCGAAGCCACTTGGCTGTGAGAAACTAAATAAAAGAGATTTTAAACACCTTAGCCCatgtttctttcaagttttgcTATGCTAAGCTTAGAATTTAGCAGACCACCGAGACGTAACTCTCCCCAGGCCTTTTTAGTCACGGCAGCCGTAGTAGCAGCAGCCGTAGTGAtgtgcttaaactccctactgTTTCAGTGAGAGGCTGTCAGTTGAGTTATTGCATTTTAATCTTAAACGCCCTTTAGTGCTATCCGGTCCATTTACCTTTCAACATTTCCATTAACCAACGCTTTTTATTCAATAGACTGGTGGAAAACAAGGCAATGATGTAAGCTAACTATCAGCGAAATTGTATTTCTCAAGCAACGGACAGTCTGCTTTCAGTACAACAATGTTGATCAATTCAATAACTAAGATCATTTTATACACTGGGAGATTGTCTTTGTTACTTATCGCGCATGCTTCAGAAACAGTAGTGATGAACGCCGAGAACATTTCAACTGCAATGGCAGCCAAACGCATCTGTAAGTCAGGACCGCCAATGGCTAAAACACCTGGAAAGTTCAACTGTCTTGTTATTGGTGATTTTATTAGCAAGGGGTACGTTCGTATATTCTGATCCAAgggaaattatttttcaccTGTTGTGATGTTATCCGGATCAGTGATCTTTGCTTGACAAAGTGTTGTTTTTCCCTGGTTATCCTTTCAACTTTACACCAACAGCTTTGCTTTTTAATGACCCATATATTTGCAGCAACAGGTGTTGGGCACACCATGTGATCTCAAAGGAACGGTTAGCCAGCCTCGGATCTTATATTTTATGTTAATGTTGTATCTTCTGTAGGAAATAAATAGAGCCCATAAGTAGAACTTTCGACACAACTAACTCTTCCCATCCCTTGTACAGCTACACTCCTTGGTTAGCCCGTAATTTGAGTGAAACGTTTCAAATCCAACATTCACCTTGGGGAGATTATGGCGGGGGAGCCCTGGACACAAAATATGGTCTTCAATGTCTGGAAGTGTTTCTATCAACAGTTATGTTAGAACCAATCTTtcctgacgtcattgttttcaattttggtcTTCACGATCTAAACTACGATGGCAAATGGCCAGAGGAATATACCACACCTGTTGAGTACGAGAAGAATTTGAGAACGATCAAGTTGCTCCTTTTGTCCACTGGAGCCAAAGTGGGGTTCCTTCTTACCACGCCGGTACCCTACGAAGACGCCCTTGATGATCGCATTAGAATGTACAACAGGATAGCGACTCATGTTATGAAAGAGCAACCAACGGTTGAAACCGCTGACTTGTATGACTGGGTGATTGTAGGTTGTGAGAGAAactgttttgaatttgacaaaGACTTGAGGCCTCACTTCACCAACGAAGGCTACAAATACATAAGCGCGAAAGTTAAACAGCTGATTTTAAGTCTCACCAAGGGATACTACTCAAACCGTCATAAAGAAGAGATTGATACAGCGTACAATAGGAAGCGCCCTCGATATAAGACAAGACAGAAGTCGGTAAGGATCACGGTTTTCTTGTGCAGTAGTTAGGATAGCAAATAATAAAGTAGACTGCGAAATTCAACCCACCCGAGCGAAATTCGGAGAGGAGTGCCGAGAATTAGTTGCTCCCTGAAATTAGAGACCACTCGTATGAGATCCTCATGACCCATGTGACTGATTGCTTTACATTTCCGCGCCTTTCTCGTTTGAGCCCTTTCGGATCTCTTTGCAATAGGGTCCATTTGATCTCATTGTGGCAAAAAGGAACTTTCAAAAGCGATAAAAAGCTAGGGGGTGATGAGATGAGAACTTCTCAGAATATACAGCATTGAGGAAGTTTCCCCAAAAAAACTCAGTTGTCGTAACATGAAAGGGATTTTCATGTTCAAAACCATTCGTTAAGGAGTGAAACCTGGGTTCAAACGCC contains:
- the LOC141868729 gene encoding uncharacterized protein LOC141868729, producing the protein MLINSITKIILYTGRLSLLLIAHASETVVMNAENISTAMAAKRICKSGPPMAKTPGKFNCLVIGDFISKGYVRIFYTPWLARNLSETFQIQHSPWGDYGGGALDTKYGLQCLEVFLSTVMLEPIFPDVIVFNFGLHDLNYDGKWPEEYTTPVEYEKNLRTIKLLLLSTGAKVGFLLTTPVPYEDALDDRIRMYNRIATHVMKEQPTVETADLYDWVIVGCERNCFEFDKDLRPHFTNEGYKYISAKVKQLILSLTKGYYSNRHKEEIDTAYNRKRPRYKTRQKSVRITVFLCSSWSPRKPSVRCKDAFGQVVKVCPHNSTCFDVWSSTGQGCCLLPHAISCGNGMHCCPADYRCDENCASRKKCLLEKLMTL